The window CACAAAACGAAATActtgaaatgaaaacataaaaataataacttttaagaaatTAGTTACTGATGAAAAACAAGGTTTATGAATAATGTCATTGGCCATTTTAGTCAAACCCTTCTGTAAAAGCACTCTCCTCCTGTGCGATTATTTCCCGCCGGATGTCACCGAGATGAaagatgctgtgtgtgtttgtcaggagAAGGACACGTCTCTGTATCGTCCGGCTCTGGAAGAACTGCGGCGTCAGATCCGCTCCTCCACGACCTCCATGACCTCGGTGCCCAAACCGCTCAAGTTCCTGCGACCGCATTACGCCAAGCTCAAGGAGATCTACCAGAACATGTCTCCGGGAGAGAACAAGGTGTGCAGTCAGACAGCGTGAGCGAGCACAGCGTGTGCAGTGTGCCGtgtgaccgtctctctctctctgtttcacaGCTCTTCTGCGCTGACGTGGTGTCTGTCCTCGCTATGACCATGAGCAGCGAGCGAGAGTGTCTGAAACACCGTCTGCTGGGCTCCCAGGAGGAGCTGGCCTCGTGGGGACACGAATACGTCCGGTACGTCCATCACCCCACTGCCCTGCTCACTGGAACCACTGCAAATCAGTTACAAGCATTAAAAGATAATATATTtgctgaaaaacaaaagcaaaaattgGTCAGTAAGTGAATTAGAATtggtactaaaaataaaaaagggtaaaaaatattatttttattttttcacatatatatatatatataattagctttatatttaagtactttaaaaaaaatgtgacctATTTGGCCactaaatgaaatgtttaaatagaactactaaaattactaaaactacagCAAATTTAAAGTTtcaattttttgttttgattataaTTTAAGTTTCAGTAATTATGTGCTCTTGTCATTTGTATTAGGCTTTTTCTGCATATTtctaaatagcatttatttttaatatcagttccaaatatttataaattttataacaaaaattGGAAAAGTGGCTCTAACTAACTGATATAGAATTggtacagaatttttttttcttttacattttactaaattttaTTGTGTATACatctatttttaaacatatttatttattgaattaaattttaatttatgcatttagcggacgcttttatccaaagcgacttacattgcattcagtctaacaattttctcctaacatgtgttccctgggatattaaatatgaaaaaattatattacaaaaattaGAAAAGTTTCCCTGgccactaactgaaataaaatgagtaaaaaaatgactaaaaattttaaatgactttcttttcttctttttttttttttacatttcagtcattttaatgtatatatgtcTATTTTCtgtgtgcatatgtatatatatatgtatagatatatatagatagatcgatagatataGAAATAGATATTATATAATAgaagtttaaaaaattataaatattatataaacacatttcaaacGTTTGTCATTTAActgaaaaaagtttaaatataactaataattacttaaattattacATATATCTTTGTGGTTTTCAGTAATTATGTgctcgtcttttttttttacatttcttattagcatttattttttaatttcagtttcaaatatttataaaccCTATAAATTCTATAACAAAAATTTGTAAAGTTGCTttggtcaaaattaaaaaataattggttTGCAGATGCaacaaaattatttacaatataacACACAAGTTaactatttttctaaatataatatatttaacctcagatatataaatatataaagataaaagctaatagaaaatatttgtaaattacaaaaaaaaaatacaaaaatgtggtTTTGGCTtctaacttaaataaaataatacaaataaaatacaaaatatgtaaataatgctAAAGTAGCACTGCATTAGAATTGAAACCAGcgatctgttttattttaattacatttttgcatttctgGGAACCTCACAAACGTGCCTTTGACGAATCGTTCCTCCGAAGTGTTAGAATTAATTCATGTCCAACACGAACTGAAGGAAGTGTGTGTTTCAGGCATCTGGCCGGAGAGGTGGCTAAAGAATGGCAGGAGATCGAGGAAGGGGATAAAGCTCAACAGGAAGTGCTGCTGAAGCTGGTCAAAGAGATCGTCCCCTATAACATGGCCCACAATGCCGAGCACGAGGCCTGTGACCTCCTGATGGAGATCGAGCGGCTCGATATGCTGGACGCGTACATCGATGAAAACGCCTACGCTAAGGTCTGCCTGTACCTGACCAGGTGAGACGCGGTTACCCACAATGCATCTGAGcacaggtctgtgtgtgtgtcgtgcCGCTCtgatctgtgtttgtgtctgcagctGTGTGAGTTACGTCCCTGAGCCGGAGAACTCGGCCCTGCTCAAATGTGCGCTCAACATCTTCCGCAAGTTTAACCGTTACCCAGAAGCCCTCAGGCTCGCGCTGATGCTCAATGACGTGGAGCTGGTGGAGAACATCTTTACTTCCTGCAAGGACATGTATGATGCTCGTGAACAATACTAAAGCTGAGTCTCAAACTGGATTACACGGatagtaactgtgtgtgtgtgtgtgtgtgtgttcagtgtcacTCAGAAGCAGATGTCGTACATGTTGGGTCGTCACGGCATGTTCCTGGAGCTCAATGAAGATGTGGAGGATTATGAAGATCTGACGGAGATCATGTCCAACGTGCAGCTCAACAGCAACTTCCTTGCCCTCGCTAGAGAGgtgatgaaacacacacacactcattcactcactctctcaaacacacactcacacacgcacacactcactcacacacgcacacactcactcacacacacacgcacgcactctcacacacgcacacactcacacactctcacacacgcgcacactctctctctctcacacacacacacacacacacactctctctcactcacacacgcactctcaagaacacacatacactctctctcacacactctctcactctctctcacacacactctctcactctctctcacacgtgcacactctcacacacacacgcacactctcacacacacgcacactctcacacacgcgcacactctctctctcacacacacacgcactctcacgAACACAcgtacactcactctcacacgcacacgcgcactctcacacacgcacactcactctctcactctctcatacgcgctcactctctcacacgcgcacactctcacacgcgcacactctcacactcacacacacacactctctctctcacacacacactctctcactctctcacacgcgcactctctctcacacgcgcacactttctctcacacacgcgctcactctctctcacacacacacacaaacactctttctcacacacacacacacacacactctctcacacacacacacacacacacactctctctctctctctctcacacccacacactctctctcacacatgcgtgcactctcacacacacactctttcacactctcacacacaaatatttttttgtcttcgatcaaatggaggaaaaaaatcattagctTATGTGAtgtggagaaaaaaattaatatattttgtccTTAGAGggtcattttatgtttgtttgacaATTCTCCATGAAAAgcagtggtgttttttttttttgttgtttttattttttatttttatgaaaatcaaGTGTTGTTTTAGCATAGAAAGAATAATCAGATTGTAAAAGTAATTCTTGTCGATGTTTgatgtttcattttgattgtcttgTCTGCAGCTCGACATCATGGAGCCGAAAGTGCCAGACGACATTTACAAAACGCACCTGGAGAACAACCGTAAGCCcctcagcttgtgtgtgtgtgtgtgtgtgtgagatgtgtgtcACTGAGTGTGTTTCTCTCAGGCTTCGGCAGCAGCGCCTCTCAGGTGGACTCCGCTCGCATGAATCTGGCCTCGTCCTTCGTCAACGGCTTCGTGAACGCTGCGTTCGGACAGGACAAACTGCTCACGGACGACGGGAACAAATGGCTGTACAAGAACAAGGACCACGGTGAGAGCAGGCTCGCGTCTGTGCAGCGAGACGAGATCAGTCTGCTGATCTGATGAGATGTGTGTTTGTGGCAGGGATGCTCAGCGCAGCGGCGTCTCTGGGGATGATTCTGCTGTGGGACGTGGACGGAGGTCTGACGCAGATCGATAAATACCTGTATTCCTCCGAGGACTACATCAAGgtgcggacacacacacacactcattagtgTGCTCACTTCTTGTGCTTCACTAGTCttaagtcttaagtctctgggtatatttattttattcatagatAAGTCTGAAttgttgaattgttttatttgtgtcaGTCCGGAGCGCTGCTGGCGTGTGGGATCGTTAACTCGGGCGTTCGTAACGAGTGTGACCCCGCTCTGGCGCTGCTGTCTGATTACGTCTTACACAACAGCAACATCATGAGGATCGGAGCCATTTTTGGGTAATTACAAACTAATTAGACGTTTTTAGGGCCCTAGGAAATCCCAAGTTATTCCTAAGGGagtttatatataatgtttttaatatagtttattatattataatttatttaatataatttattatataatcctatatttattatataatttattaaataacatacTTTGTTAATAGTGGGTTGTAGTGAGTTTATCAATAGTTTTTagcaaattaaatgttgaaaatgaatTCTGGATTAAATGATATTAATCTGATTAATGAAATGTTTAACGATCTAATAATTTCTTAGAATTTTAACAGTAACAAGGCGtgatgaaattttttatttttcagaaatttgtcttttatgatttaatttaaatttattatcgGAAAcaatggtcaaataaatgcattatttcatCTTAAGGTTTACTGTTTAAATCAaaatatggattaaaaaaaagtgttattgctttaaaaaattattttaataaatgttatgatttattatgaaatatattttactgtacaatattgtaatatataaaatagttaaaCCAAACTCATAAGAAAGatatgtatgattttttatttatttaatataattttattttggtgggttatatgaacatttctgcatttgagatGTTGCATTGAtgcatttaatgttaatttacaggtttaactaaatattcataatcaatttaattaataacaattttaacaataaaacatcTAACcgtaataatgtttttatttatttaaaattgatgattaaaaattgtaatcaaatgaatgaataaaggcACAAAGTTATATAATCATACGTTTTACTGATTAAATTCAAACATTGATGCTAAATTGTTTCgcttaatgaaatgttttaaaagataaGTGATATACAACACAATAGTGAGATATTTCTGCGGTGGGTCGTAGTGAAGACCTTGAGTTTCTGTGTCTATTGTAGTTTTAagaaacttgtgtgtgtgtgtgtgtgtgtgtgcaggttggGTCTGGCGTACGCCGGCTCTAACAGAGAGGATGTTCTCTCTCTGCTGCTTCCTGTCATGGGAGACTCCAAATCCAGCATGGAggtgcgtgtgtgcgcgtgcgcgcgtgtgtgtgtctgtgtgtgtgtgtgtctgtctctgtgtgtgtgtgtgtgtgtgtatgtctgtgtgcgtctgtgtgtgtgtgcgtgtgtgtgtgtgtgcacgtctctgtgtgtgtgtgcgtgtgtgtgcacgtctctgtgtgtgtgtgtgtgtgtgtgtgtgtgtgtgacgagtcCGTGTGTCTCTCTGCAGGTGGCTGGAGTGACGGCGCTGGCGTGTGGGATGATCGCGGTGGGTTCCTGTAACGGTGATGTCACTTCCACCGTCCTGCAGACCATCATGGAGAAGAGCGAGCAGGAGCTCAAAGACACGTTCGCTCGCTGGCTTCCCCTCGGCCTCGGACTCAACCATCTGGGTAACAAGAAAATACAACACCGTACATGCATTAAATAATCGaattgcaattttaaaaaaatgctattggggtttttattatttatttattttcgtttttattttttgtcttcaaGCTCCAGTTTAgctgtgcttgtttgtagggCACAGTTTGggcaaaatattaatgtaaagataaaataaaaataatgcaaattattatttattattttaaaaaattacgttttgttatgtttttcctTTAACCAGAAATATAGCttattgagataaaaaaaatctgttttagatagtttttatgaattttattttttttttattagaaaatgttacaaatatttattttgcagtatCTCACTGTAAAGTTAAAAATgagcattttaataatatatatatatatatatatattattattatttttttttttatttattattttttttttttttagtattgtaaaattacaaaacttatatttgtcttatttttttaattttcaaactaaaaaaaaaatcatgcttttattttagaccgtaactaacttttttttatgttcactGTTTATATTAAAACGCCTTTGAAAAATTGTTATCTttagctttgaaaaaaaaaaagtgtatgattattacattttactgtgcaatatataaataaatatatcaaataataatatatcagttTCTTTAAGTTAAACCAAATTTagtatggatatatatatatatatgtattagtgttgcacggtgcaccgatacttcaaaagtatcgcgattctcGAAAATTAAAAATGGCACGATACCTAAATTTAATAGTATCGATtcttcaaagaatgactgcgttccagatttgtaagagacgtatttcatgttggtgtgtgcaacgcacgcttccagtgcctccTTATAGACGTCTGTGTGTTTTCTCCTTATACACGCAGCAAAAAAAACACTACAGCGAGCGAGATGCctgcattagtggctttactaaactgatttggctGATTGCTGAtggagatttacatgcttggctcactaacaagttaaaaaaaaaaaaaacctgaatgtaTTTTCCCTTTAcaggaaaagtatcgaaaaagtatcgtatcgcaattcttgactaggtatcgtATCGAAATTTTTGACTAGGTATcgtatcgaaacaataattttggtatcgtgacaacactaatatatatatgtgtattttcaCAGCACACAGCTTTTAAGATTTTCTAACCACTGATATATGTGTTGAACGCAGGTAAAGGTGAGGCGATCGAGACGACTCTAGCAGCTCTTCAGGTCGTCCCCGAACCCTTCCGTAGCTTCAGCAACACGCTGGTGGACGTCTGCGCATACGCAGGTGAGTCGCGCATCTCTCAGCTCACACACGCTTCAGGTGAAACACACGCGTGACCGTCTGTGCCTCTGTGTCTCAGGCTCTGGTAACGTGCTGAAGGTCCAGCAGCTGCTGCACATCTGCAGCGAACACTACGACAACAAGGACAAAGACGACGAGAAAGACaagaaagacaaaaaagagaaagataaGAAGGAGACCACGGCCGATATGGGCTcccatcaggtgtgtgtgtgtgtgagggtacgtgtaatagtgtgtgtgtcagagagtgtttgagactgagtgtgtgtgtatgtgtgtgtgtgagcgtgtgtgtaagagagtgtttgagactgagtgtgtgtgtgtgagggtacgtgtgatagtgtgtgtgtgtgtgtgtgtgtgtcagagtgtttgagactgagtgtgtgtgtgtgagggtacgtgtgatagtgtgtgtgtgtgtcagagtgttTGAGACtgagggtgtgtttgtgtgtgtgtgtgtgtgagtccgtGTGAGAGCGTGTTTGTGTCAGTGTttgagactgagtgtgtgtgtgtgtgtgtgtgtgtgtgtgtgtgagtccgtGTGAGAGCGTGTTTGTGTCAGTGTttgagactgagtgtgtgtgtgtgtgtgagggtacgtgtgatagtgtgtgtgtcagagagtgtTTGAGACtgagggtgtgtttgtgtgtgtgtgtgtgtgagtccgtGTGAGAGCGTGTTTGTGTCAGTGTTTGagacttgagtgtgtgtgtgtgtgtgagggtacgtgtgatagtgtgtgtgtgtgtgtgtgtgtgtgtgtgtgtgtgtgtgtgagtccgtGTGAGAGCGTGTTTGTGTCAGTGTttgagactgagtgtgtgtgtgtgtgtgagggtacgtgtgatagtgtgtgtgtcagagagtgtttgagactgagtgtgtgtgtgtgtgtgtgtgagtccgtgtgagagtgtgtttgtgtcagtgtttgagacttgagtgtgtgtgtgtgtgtgagggtacgtgtgatagtgtgtgtgtgtgtgtgtgtgtgtgtgagtcccgTGTGAGAGCGTGTTTGTGTCAGTGTttgagactgagtgtgtgtggtgtgtgtgagggtacgtgtgatagtgtgtgtgtcagagagtgtttgagactgagtgtgtgtgtgtgtgtgtgtgagtccgtgtgagagtgtgtttgtgtcagtgtttgagactgagtgtgtgtgtgtgtgtgagggtacgtgtgatagtgtgtgtgtgagtccgtGTGAGAGCGTGTTTGTGTCAGTGTttgagactgagtgtgtgtgtgtgtgtgagggtacgtgtgatagtgtgtgtgtgagtccgtGTGAGAGCGTGTTTGTGTCAGTGTttgagactgagtgtgtgtgtgtgtgtgagggtacgtgtgatagtgtgtgtgtgagtccgtGTGAGAGCGTGTTTGTGTCAGTGTttgagactgagtgtgtgtgtgtgtgtgagggtacgtgtgatagtgtgtgtgtgagtccgtGTGAGAGCGTGTTTGTGTCAGTGTttgagactgagtgtgtgtgtgtgtgtgagggtacgtgtgatagtgtgtgtgtgagtccgtGTGAGAGCGTGTTTGTGTCAGTGTttgagactgagtgtgtgtgtgtgtgtgagggtacgtgtgatagtgtgtgtgtgagtccgtGTGAGAGCGTGTTTGTGTCAGTGTttgagactgagtgtgtgtgtgtgtgtgtgagggtacgtgtgatagtgtgtgtgtcagagagtgtttgagactgagtgtgtgtgtgtgtgtgtgagggtacgtgtgatagtgtgtgtgtcagagagtgtttgagactgagtgtgtgtgtgtgtgtgtgtgagtccgtGTGAGAGTGTATTTGTGTCAGTGTttgagactgagtgtgtgtgtgtcagagagtgtttgagactgtgtgtgtgtgtgtatgtgtgtgggggtacgtgtgatagtgtgtgtgtgtcagagattgtttgagactgtgtgtgtgtgtgtgagtccgtGTGAGAGCGTGTTTGTGTCAGTGTttgagactgagtgtgtgtgtgtgcgacagagaaaaagtgtgtgtgtgcatgtgagagtgtgtgaaaagtgtgcatgtgtctgcatgagtgtgtgtcagtgtttgaGACTGAGTGTGTTTGCgtgcgtgcgagtgtgtgtgtgtgtgtgtgtgtgtgtgtgtctcagcggTCAGTGACACTCATTCTGTTGTGGTATGCTGCTGCTGCAGGGTGTGGCGGTGCTGGGCATCGCTCTCATTGCTATGGGTGAAGAGATCGGCTCCGAAATGGCTCTGCGCACGTTTGGTCACCTGGTGAGTCACTGCCAAACACATCAGCTACTGTgccaaagaaataaatacaagacatatctaaataaatagattttatttaagaaatacattaatttacttaattataattatattttaattaaaattattttttatataaatatttgttaatttatacaaatatttattttacattaactgtcttataatttattacatttaaattattaaattatcgaaaatgtaaattattttaagtgcATAATTTAAGTATAAATTTATGTATTgtacaatttaatatataaaaaatgtataataatttattacatttattaatgaaattataatatctttttaaaaataagtaaatgtatttaatattataaatttaggtattatgataatttattacgtttacttatttaaaaacatttaaaatatctaaaaatatttattatgtaatttatataaaatattaagtagtAATTATCCTttatatgatgtattattataatagtatatatttaatatgaaatgtaatatttattaacaataacatttatattaaaagtaatccaatatatacaattacataataaatatttatataaattattaatattataattaattacatttaaaatatatatttatgtatgcatgtatctttaaatatattaattattaataaaaacaaacatgtataattgttttataattttattatagtaatattaaatttgttatttaaatacatttattaatgaatgtaaatgtacagaaattgtagacattatgaaatgtaataatcattataataatgtggtacatttataataaatgtatttaaatacatataaaaatgatCAGTAAATTATatagtaatttgttaaatgtatgaATGCCgttcattaataaatattaatatattttatgt is drawn from Carassius auratus strain Wakin chromosome 40, ASM336829v1, whole genome shotgun sequence and contains these coding sequences:
- the LOC113058815 gene encoding 26S proteasome non-ATPase regulatory subunit 2-like is translated as MEETAKKEKKPVEITEDKDKQPTGKDKDKKEEQELSEEDRQLQEELEMLVERLTEKDTSLYRPALEELRRQIRSSTTSMTSVPKPLKFLRPHYAKLKEIYQNMSPGENKLFCADVVSVLAMTMSSERECLKHRLLGSQEELASWGHEYVRHLAGEVAKEWQEIEEGDKAQQEVLLKLVKEIVPYNMAHNAEHEACDLLMEIERLDMLDAYIDENAYAKVCLYLTSCVSYVPEPENSALLKCALNIFRKFNRYPEALRLALMLNDVELVENIFTSCKDIVTQKQMSYMLGRHGMFLELNEDVEDYEDLTEIMSNVQLNSNFLALARELDIMEPKVPDDIYKTHLENNRFGSSASQVDSARMNLASSFVNGFVNAAFGQDKLLTDDGNKWLYKNKDHGMLSAAASLGMILLWDVDGGLTQIDKYLYSSEDYIKSGALLACGIVNSGVRNECDPALALLSDYVLHNSNIMRIGAIFGLGLAYAGSNREDVLSLLLPVMGDSKSSMEVAGVTALACGMIAVGSCNGDVTSTVLQTIMEKSEQELKDTFARWLPLGLGLNHLGKGEAIETTLAALQVVPEPFRSFSNTLVDVCAYAGSGNVLKVQQLLHICSEHYDNKDKDDEKDKKDKKEKDKKETTADMGSHQGVAVLGIALIAMGEEIGSEMALRTFGHLLRYGEPTLRRAVPLALALISVSNPRLNILDTLSKFSHDADPEVAHNAIFAMGMVGSGTNNARLAAMLRQLAQYHAKDPNNLFMVRLAQGLTHLGKGTLTLCPYHSDRQLMSQVAVAGLLTVLVSFLDVKNIILGKSHYILYGLVAAMQPRMLVTFDEELRPLPVSVRVGQAVDVVGQAGKPKAITGFQTHTTPVLLAHGERAELATEEYIPVTHILEGFVILRKNPSYDA